Proteins encoded by one window of Rhodohalobacter sp. SW132:
- a CDS encoding M20/M25/M40 family metallo-hydrolase, protein MTYIRATILTIIAAVFVAAAYVSDPYFDAYLKWDAGDYPAALEQMIEILEGPQADQYFDEIATLTGELYRVDTVAVDGRNPVFSPDNRHFSWEEENGVTQIAEILEDSIQILHTLDGSDLIFSPAGNHAIIQQVQSTEKALDLQQQLQDAFDARDRAGIFRARDALQYEQALHRSFVLVDLESGRTDPINTNELIVQSPAFAEDGSLYFAGMNPNEPVQSDIYKMDLTSDTAPERITAGENFFDYPRPLPDGGIIATINPRSTFPTDPERETHQTETEPSVVLLNGDGTVTKSWIGESPVLSKSGNRLAFMTESGGENHIHSADLSGEDYEAITLVSSEDAIQNPALSPDGSKLAFMIRSGISWDIHLVHTADGSEEPLTFDIQHELFPHFLDDERVLGMMGEARHRRSHIYDVSTKEFYRLFHNNSVRTVSMEYEWEPSPDGKHLLVVAERDGNTITPERGVYLVRIGERISREAMLERLRKNLENELDLRSRAENMYEPIYDEVRSATQEVNITRLYHYQKSLYDFGSKHMTQPGNQKASEYIYETLKSFGYEPELQWFSPSGDIETANVIARLEGTEHPEVVYILSSHFDSVLRSPGADDNSTGTAVLLEAARVLAENPQPATIIFASLTAEESGLLGAREFVRVADQEGLTAAGVINNDMMGWTRHHRLDDTIRFSNYGIRDVQHSGAILFSDLITYDSRYYRNTDAHVFFDAYGDVIGGIGSYPILGNPNYHQPTDRLETINHNLVQEVARSTTATLMMLSNAPSKVTGLEYRERSRSRTELSWNPSAESDIDFYRVSFTHRNGEKMTEETASEQITIRNADLSKEISVVAVNNRGITGWDPSRLETE, encoded by the coding sequence ATGACCTATATTCGCGCTACGATTCTCACAATCATCGCTGCCGTTTTTGTTGCTGCGGCCTACGTTTCCGATCCCTATTTCGATGCCTATCTCAAGTGGGACGCCGGTGATTACCCCGCCGCACTGGAACAGATGATCGAAATTCTTGAAGGTCCGCAAGCCGATCAATATTTCGATGAGATCGCCACGCTCACCGGTGAACTCTACAGGGTTGATACGGTTGCTGTGGATGGCCGAAATCCTGTTTTCAGCCCGGATAATCGCCACTTTTCCTGGGAAGAAGAAAATGGCGTCACGCAGATCGCGGAGATTCTGGAAGATAGTATTCAGATTTTGCATACCCTTGATGGCAGTGATTTGATCTTCTCTCCGGCCGGAAATCACGCAATCATTCAGCAGGTTCAATCCACAGAAAAAGCTCTCGATTTGCAGCAGCAGCTACAGGATGCATTTGATGCACGGGACCGGGCGGGCATTTTCAGAGCGCGGGATGCACTCCAATATGAGCAGGCACTGCATCGCTCTTTTGTGCTCGTAGATCTGGAATCGGGGCGTACAGATCCCATCAACACAAATGAATTGATCGTTCAAAGTCCGGCTTTTGCAGAGGATGGCAGCCTTTACTTTGCCGGAATGAATCCAAATGAACCGGTTCAAAGTGATATTTACAAAATGGATCTTACAAGTGATACCGCTCCGGAACGCATCACAGCCGGTGAAAACTTTTTCGACTATCCCCGCCCCCTGCCTGATGGAGGAATAATAGCGACAATAAATCCCCGCTCTACATTTCCAACCGATCCGGAGCGAGAGACCCATCAAACCGAAACCGAACCTTCCGTGGTTCTGCTGAATGGTGATGGAACTGTAACGAAGAGCTGGATTGGGGAATCACCGGTTCTGTCGAAATCTGGAAATCGCCTGGCTTTTATGACAGAATCCGGCGGAGAAAATCACATCCATAGCGCAGATCTTTCGGGTGAAGATTATGAAGCTATCACACTGGTGTCATCGGAAGACGCCATTCAAAATCCTGCATTGTCGCCGGATGGGAGTAAGCTCGCATTTATGATCCGTTCAGGCATCAGCTGGGATATCCACCTGGTTCACACCGCTGATGGCTCGGAAGAACCACTCACGTTTGATATTCAGCACGAACTTTTCCCGCATTTTCTGGATGATGAACGCGTACTTGGCATGATGGGTGAAGCGCGCCACCGGCGATCCCATATTTATGATGTGAGCACGAAAGAATTTTATCGCCTGTTTCACAACAACAGCGTAAGAACCGTTTCGATGGAGTATGAGTGGGAACCGAGCCCGGATGGAAAACATCTGCTTGTGGTAGCCGAACGGGATGGCAATACCATAACTCCTGAACGGGGTGTTTACCTGGTTCGGATTGGAGAGAGAATCAGCCGGGAAGCGATGCTGGAACGACTCCGAAAAAATCTTGAAAACGAGCTGGATCTCCGCAGCCGGGCGGAAAATATGTACGAGCCGATTTATGATGAGGTGCGAAGTGCAACGCAGGAAGTGAATATCACGCGGCTTTATCACTACCAGAAATCGCTTTACGATTTTGGATCAAAACATATGACCCAGCCCGGAAATCAAAAAGCATCGGAATATATTTATGAAACCCTGAAGTCGTTTGGATATGAGCCGGAGCTGCAATGGTTCAGTCCTTCGGGTGATATTGAAACAGCCAATGTAATTGCGAGGCTGGAAGGCACCGAGCATCCTGAGGTCGTTTACATTCTCAGCTCCCATTTCGATTCTGTGCTGCGCAGTCCGGGCGCCGATGACAACAGCACCGGAACGGCCGTACTTCTCGAAGCGGCCCGTGTACTTGCCGAAAACCCACAGCCGGCAACCATCATTTTTGCTTCGCTGACAGCGGAAGAGTCTGGACTGCTCGGGGCACGTGAATTTGTCCGTGTTGCAGATCAGGAAGGACTTACCGCAGCCGGAGTGATTAATAACGACATGATGGGATGGACCCGCCACCATCGCCTGGATGATACCATCCGGTTCTCCAATTACGGAATCCGGGATGTACAGCACTCCGGGGCCATTCTGTTTTCTGACCTGATCACCTACGATTCGCGCTACTATCGCAATACCGACGCCCACGTATTTTTTGATGCGTACGGTGATGTGATTGGCGGCATCGGCTCCTACCCGATCCTGGGAAACCCCAACTATCACCAACCAACTGACCGACTGGAAACGATCAATCACAACCTTGTACAGGAAGTTGCCCGTTCCACAACGGCTACACTGATGATGCTTTCCAACGCCCCATCAAAAGTAACGGGACTTGAATACCGCGAACGAAGCCGGAGTCGAACAGAACTGAGCTGGAATCCATCCGCTGAATCGGATATTGATTTTTACCGGGTAAGCTTCACCCATCGCAACGGAGAGAAAATGACTGAGGAAACAGCATCGGAGCAGATTACCATTCGCAACGCCGATCTGTCAAAAGAAATTTCCGTTGTTGCGGTGAACAACCGCGGTATCACGGGTTGGGACCCGAGCCGGCTGGAAACAGAATAG
- a CDS encoding TolC family protein: protein MIKNKLAVVVLLITLFSITIHKEAVCQNFDDTYPLTLQESIDLAIDLSPLSQSARYALIANQWRYRSFRADLLPGLSASGNAPNYRRSFRDNLNPDGTTSLIYTQQSNASFGLSIEQPVMPTGGNLSISTGITRLGVFANENTYLWSSTPVVIGYSQPLFQFNELKWRNRIEPLQLQIAQKEYTEAMESLSLTVTQRYFDLLLSRINLDIAEFNVAANDSIYNISQGRYNVGNIAENDLLQTELQLRNAESSLTQAQLNYDQQIDNFRLLLGLSPDIPIEVDIPEDVPEFHVDQERALQMARLYNSMYLNFEMQTLEAERTLDMAMKQSSFSATIQANYGLNQTSENFLNTYQEPLSQQFVALNFQIPIFNWGKQRAEVNFARNTQRQVADDIAFEQAQFDLQVQNMVAEFHQLRDQVLLAELSERIADRRYEVARNRYQIGQIDITNLFIAQTERDAALRSYIQAIRNYWISFYNLRRMTLFDFEQDVVITHDL from the coding sequence ATGATTAAAAATAAACTGGCGGTAGTAGTTCTGTTAATCACTTTATTTAGCATAACGATTCATAAAGAAGCGGTTTGTCAGAATTTCGATGACACTTATCCGCTGACGCTGCAGGAGTCGATTGATCTTGCTATTGATCTGAGCCCGCTTTCCCAAAGTGCACGTTATGCTCTGATTGCCAACCAATGGCGTTACCGATCGTTCAGGGCAGATCTGCTGCCGGGCCTCAGTGCCAGCGGGAATGCTCCAAATTACCGGCGTTCTTTTCGTGATAATCTTAACCCGGACGGTACTACTTCATTAATCTACACTCAGCAATCCAACGCATCATTTGGTCTTTCCATTGAACAGCCGGTTATGCCTACAGGGGGTAACCTTTCCATTTCAACAGGTATAACAAGACTTGGTGTTTTTGCAAACGAAAACACCTATTTATGGAGTTCAACACCAGTGGTGATCGGCTACAGTCAGCCATTATTTCAATTTAACGAGTTGAAATGGAGAAACCGGATCGAGCCGCTTCAGCTACAAATTGCTCAAAAAGAATATACTGAAGCGATGGAGAGCCTGTCCCTCACAGTAACTCAGCGCTACTTTGATCTGCTTCTATCCAGGATAAACCTGGATATTGCAGAATTTAACGTAGCTGCAAACGATTCAATTTATAACATATCACAGGGCAGGTATAATGTTGGCAATATTGCCGAAAACGATCTGCTTCAAACAGAACTTCAGCTCCGGAATGCAGAATCCTCACTTACACAGGCTCAGCTGAATTATGATCAGCAGATAGATAATTTCAGACTTCTGCTTGGCCTTAGCCCTGATATCCCGATAGAGGTCGATATTCCTGAAGATGTCCCTGAATTTCATGTTGACCAGGAGAGAGCCCTGCAGATGGCAAGACTCTATAACAGCATGTATCTCAACTTTGAAATGCAGACGCTTGAAGCGGAGCGTACGCTTGATATGGCAATGAAACAGAGTTCATTTTCTGCAACGATCCAGGCAAATTACGGGCTTAATCAAACCTCAGAGAATTTTTTAAATACCTACCAGGAACCACTTAGCCAGCAGTTTGTGGCCCTCAATTTCCAGATTCCGATATTTAACTGGGGTAAACAGAGAGCCGAAGTAAATTTCGCCAGAAATACCCAGCGGCAGGTGGCAGATGATATCGCTTTTGAGCAGGCACAGTTTGACCTTCAGGTGCAAAACATGGTTGCGGAGTTTCATCAGCTGAGGGATCAGGTACTGCTGGCGGAACTCTCTGAAAGGATAGCCGACCGGCGGTATGAGGTAGCACGCAACCGGTACCAAATCGGGCAGATTGATATTACAAATCTCTTTATTGCTCAAACAGAGCGGGATGCAGCGCTCAGAAGTTATATCCAGGCCATTCGAAACTACTGGATTAGTTTTTATAATCTTCGCCGCATGACACTCTTTGATTTTGAGCAGGATGTTGTCATAACTCATGACCTGTAA
- a CDS encoding ABC transporter permease — protein MYQIFSYNLDIAIEAIKRNKLRSFLTSLGIIFGVASVIAMLAIGTGAQQEILSNMQLLGTNNVIIQPVAEQSEGEVEDSEEEFLNQRRFSPGFTLEDLYSIQTQIPHVQAVTPEIIYDTQFIRAGQMRSGKLVGVNDRYFDINNFEIHSGTNFTTLHFEESIPAAIIGHGVRTRFFPGEDPIGKKIKAGNVWFTVVGVLQERQLTSSQIENLGIRDYNQDVFAPAESVLLRYGNRALVTNRDVQAAQAAENNPNAEVQRDRNYHQLNRAIVQVTDNSYSVTIAEIISRMLERRHNQVVDFEIIVPELLLQQEQQTRRIFNIVLASIASISLLVGGIGIMNIMLASVVERYREIGVRRAVGAKRQDIQLQFLTEALVICVAGGFLGVVVGIGFSYIVEVSAGIVSIVTIGSILISFGVATLIGVVFGYFPAKRAAEQEPVTALRHE, from the coding sequence TTGTATCAAATATTTTCATACAACCTGGACATTGCTATAGAAGCAATCAAACGAAACAAGCTTCGCTCTTTCCTTACATCCCTGGGTATTATATTCGGAGTAGCTTCTGTTATTGCTATGCTTGCCATTGGAACCGGTGCTCAACAGGAAATTCTCTCCAATATGCAGCTCCTGGGGACTAATAACGTCATTATTCAGCCTGTGGCAGAGCAGAGTGAGGGGGAGGTTGAGGACAGTGAGGAAGAATTTCTGAATCAGCGTCGGTTCAGCCCCGGTTTCACACTCGAAGATCTCTATAGCATTCAAACCCAGATTCCGCACGTACAAGCCGTAACTCCAGAAATAATCTACGATACTCAATTTATCCGGGCGGGTCAGATGAGGAGCGGAAAACTTGTTGGTGTAAACGATCGCTATTTTGATATCAATAATTTTGAAATTCACTCAGGTACAAATTTTACGACTCTACACTTCGAGGAGTCTATACCGGCTGCCATTATAGGGCATGGTGTGAGAACCCGGTTTTTTCCGGGGGAAGATCCTATCGGAAAAAAGATCAAAGCCGGAAATGTCTGGTTTACAGTTGTTGGGGTGCTGCAGGAACGGCAGCTGACATCCAGCCAGATAGAAAACCTGGGAATCCGTGACTATAATCAGGATGTTTTTGCTCCTGCAGAAAGTGTGCTACTGCGATATGGAAACAGGGCACTGGTTACGAACCGGGATGTGCAGGCTGCACAGGCGGCGGAAAACAATCCAAATGCCGAAGTACAGCGCGACAGGAACTATCATCAGCTCAACCGGGCTATCGTTCAGGTGACAGATAACAGTTACAGCGTGACGATAGCCGAAATTATTTCGCGAATGCTTGAACGTCGTCACAACCAGGTAGTGGATTTCGAAATTATCGTTCCTGAATTGCTACTACAGCAAGAGCAGCAGACCCGAAGAATTTTTAATATTGTACTCGCGTCTATAGCTTCCATTTCGCTATTGGTAGGTGGTATTGGCATCATGAATATCATGCTGGCATCGGTCGTTGAACGTTACAGAGAAATTGGTGTGAGGAGAGCTGTGGGCGCAAAAAGACAGGATATTCAGCTTCAGTTTTTAACCGAGGCTTTGGTTATTTGTGTTGCAGGAGGCTTTCTGGGCGTTGTCGTGGGAATTGGGTTCAGTTATATCGTCGAAGTTTCAGCCGGAATTGTATCCATTGTAACCATCGGTTCAATACTGATTTCATTTGGTGTAGCGACTCTCATAGGAGTGGTATTTGGCTATTTCCCTGCTAAGAGAGCTGCCGAACAGGAGCCGGTCACCGCACTAAGGCACGAATAA
- a CDS encoding efflux RND transporter periplasmic adaptor subunit yields MVKKITYSILSIGVLISIWAFLGRDTGEHFDIFVSPQYGDFKVSVATTGELQAKNSIQIRGPQGAREIQIWNMTIQNLVPEGTIVSKGDVVAEIDRSEALTRLQNAELEVQRAESQFEQAQLDSSLTLSQARDNLENLHFQLEERQIAVDQSVYESPAVQRQTQIELERTERQLAQEQQNYRTRVRQAEASIREIEATLTQEKNGLDRIMRVMNDFTILAPENGMVVYARNWQGRKTTTGSSINSFDPVVAELPDFSVMESITYINEVDIQKIRTNQSVQIGLDAIRDKELTGVVTSVANIGEQRPNSHSKVFEVKIEINESDTTLRPAMTTSNEILVETIENALFVPLESVHNHNNDHFVFKREGIQTVMQQIIMGARNDNDIVILEGITEDDQVMISMPPDTSAMRKIRLPENVLEKYRDELVPEEDVVSEQEADIVEAP; encoded by the coding sequence ATGGTTAAAAAAATTACTTATTCCATTCTTTCAATAGGGGTATTAATTTCAATTTGGGCTTTTTTGGGGAGGGATACAGGTGAACATTTTGATATTTTTGTAAGTCCTCAATATGGTGATTTTAAAGTTTCGGTAGCAACAACCGGTGAACTTCAGGCAAAAAACTCCATTCAGATCAGGGGCCCGCAGGGTGCACGCGAAATTCAGATCTGGAATATGACCATACAGAACCTTGTGCCGGAAGGGACCATTGTCAGCAAGGGAGATGTGGTAGCAGAGATTGACCGTTCAGAGGCCCTTACCCGGCTGCAAAATGCTGAGCTTGAAGTTCAGAGGGCTGAATCACAGTTTGAACAGGCTCAGCTGGACAGTTCTCTTACCTTGTCACAAGCCCGTGACAATCTTGAAAACCTTCATTTTCAGCTTGAAGAGAGACAGATTGCTGTAGACCAGTCAGTATATGAATCACCCGCCGTGCAGCGTCAGACCCAGATTGAACTTGAACGTACGGAACGCCAACTTGCCCAGGAGCAGCAAAACTATCGCACACGGGTGCGCCAGGCTGAAGCGAGTATACGTGAGATAGAAGCCACTCTTACTCAGGAGAAAAATGGCCTTGACCGGATCATGAGAGTAATGAATGATTTTACCATTCTTGCACCCGAAAACGGTATGGTGGTATATGCCAGAAACTGGCAGGGACGTAAAACCACGACGGGCAGTAGTATTAATTCTTTTGATCCTGTAGTAGCTGAACTCCCGGACTTTAGTGTAATGGAATCCATCACCTACATTAATGAAGTGGATATTCAGAAAATACGCACCAATCAGTCTGTTCAGATCGGGCTGGATGCTATTCGTGACAAGGAGCTCACCGGGGTTGTGACTTCAGTTGCCAATATAGGGGAGCAGCGCCCAAATTCTCACTCAAAGGTATTTGAAGTAAAAATTGAGATCAATGAATCAGACACCACCCTTCGTCCGGCTATGACAACCAGCAACGAGATCCTGGTTGAAACCATTGAAAATGCTTTGTTTGTTCCTCTTGAATCGGTCCACAACCACAATAATGACCATTTTGTGTTCAAAAGAGAGGGTATTCAAACTGTGATGCAGCAAATTATTATGGGCGCAAGAAATGACAATGATATAGTAATCCTTGAAGGTATTACAGAAGATGACCAGGTGATGATTTCCATGCCTCCCGATACGTCTGCTATGAGAAAGATAAGGTTGCCAGAGAATGTGCTTGAAAAGTATAGAGATGAGCTGGTGCCGGAAGAGGATGTTGTTTCTGAACAGGAAGCAGACATCGTTGAGGCTCCCTGA